CGGCGGCCGTTTGAGGGTCAAAGCGCAGCGCCAGGGCGGCGGCCAGCATGTCCCGGGAAAGAACCTGGTTGCGACCGGCCAGAACCGCCAGGGCGGCCAGGGCCCGGTCGGCATTTGCGATCCCGAGGGCCGTGAAATCCAGCGGCAAAACCCGGGCCCGGGTGGCGGGGATTTCCAGGTCGGCCGCGGCGACAAGCAGGGCGTTTGAATCCAGTCGCCCGAAAACCGCCTGGCGGCGGGCCACCCCCTCGGCCGCGAGCGCAACCACCAGGCTGGGGGCGTCGATGCCGGTGAAGTCGATTTCCTGGGGAGAGAGAATCACCTCGCTGACCGACGGCCCGCTCATGACGGTGATGCCGTGGTCGTCTTTTTGGGTGACATTCAGGCCGGCGGTCATGCCGGCCAGGCAGAGGACCGTGCCGGCGGTGCGGATGCGCTGTCCGGCGGCGCCGAGAAGCAGCACTTCGTGGCGCCCGGCGCGGGGAGGGGTGAAGCGCACCGGGATTTCAACGGGGGCCGGCGCGGCAGGAAGATCGGCGGCCAGCGCGCGATAGTGCGCGCCGTATTCCGGCCGTTGATTTTCGGCCACCGGCCCCCGCAGCGGGGGGTATTGGGCGAGGGAATCACGGATCAGCTTGGGCGTGAGTTTGTTGCCACGCAGGTAGCGCCCCGGGCAGACGCCCCAGAGTTCCACCGCGCTGAAGCCTTTGAAGCGGAGGGCTTCCTCCAGCAGAAGGGGCAGGTCCTTTTGGTAGGCCGAGGCCCGCGTGACGAAGGCCGCCCCGGCCGCGGCCAGGACCCGGCCGACATCCAAGGGGCGCTCCAGACGGTTTAAGAACCCGGACCCCACCCGGGCGTCGGCCGGGGTGGTGGCGGAGGCCTGGCCGCCGGTCATCCCGAAATTGAAGTTGTTCAGGACCAGCAGGGTCAGGTCCAGATTGCGCCGGCAGGCGGCCAGCAGGTGCGCGCCGCCGATGCCCAAACCGCCGTCGCCCATGGTGACCACGACCTGCAGCTCCGGGCGGGCCAGTTTGATGCCGGCGGCATAGGTCAGCGCGCGGCCGTGCAGACCGTGCAGGGCGTGGGTGTTGAAAAAGGTGTCGAAAAGGCCCGAGCAGCCGATATCGCTGACGATGGCGATCTGGTGGCCCGCAAGCCCCATGTGCTGAAAGGCCCGATCCAGCCCGCGCAGAACCGTGTCATGGGCGCATCCCGGACAAAAAGCCGGCGGGCGGCTCGTGTTGAGCAGGCTAGTCATGGACCGCCGCCTGGATCTGTCCGGGGGTAATCAGCTGGCCGTTCATCTGGCCGCAGAAGGCCACCCGCTTGCCTGGCAATACCCGCCGGATTTCCCGCACGTACTGCCCCTGGTTCATTTCCACCACCACCACCCGCCCCACGCTGCGGGCGTGGCGGCGGATGAGCGCGGACGGCACCGGCCAGAGGGTTTTCAGGATCAGCAGGGAAGCCGGCCGACCCTCGGCTCTCAACTGCGCCAGCGCCGCCTTGGCCGCCCGGGCGGTGACGCCGTAGGTCACGATGAGGGTCTCGGCAGCCGGTGCGACCGTGGCCTCGGCGAAGCTGAAACGGTCCACGGCCGCCTGGAGCTTGCGCGCCAGGCGGCCGTTCATGCGGGCGATCTCATCCGGGTCGACGGTGATGTAGCCGTTGACGCCGTGGGTGGAGGAGGTCTGGCGGACCAGGGTCGGGCCGCCAATGGGCAGGAAGCCGGGGACATCCCGGCCGGGTGCGGTGTCGAAGGGCAGAAAGGGCCGATCCGCTGCGGGCCGCGGGCGCTCCGCGAGCTCCGGCCGCGGCAAGCGCCCCAAATCGACATTTTCCCTGGTCTCGGCGATTTCCTTGTTAGCGGCGAGAAAAACCGGGCAGCGGTATGTTTCCGCCAAGTTGAAGGCCGCGACCGTCAGGGTGAAACAGTCTCTGACGTCCGCCGGAGCCAGAACGACCAGCGGCAGGCCCCCCGAATTGCCCCAGCGCATGAATTGAATGTCTCCGTCGGCGCCCCGGGTCGGGGACCCGGTGGAGGGCCCCAAACGCTGGACATTCACGATCACCAGGGGGATCTCGGCACCGATGGCGAAGGATATGTTTTCGGAAATCAGGCTGATGCCCGGCCCCGAGGTGGCGGTCATGGCCTTCAGCCCGGCCATGGCGGCCCCCAGGCAGTAGCCCGCGGCGGCGATTTCATCTTCGGCCTGCAGCACGGTCCCGCCGGCGGGGGGCAAAAGGGCCAGCATGCGGCTGAAGATCCCGGTGGCCGGGGTGATGGGGTAGCCGGCAAAAAAGCGGCAGCCGGCCGCCAGCGCGGCCTGCGCCGTGACCTCGTTTCCGTCGTAAAGCCCCTGCCCCACGGTCACACTCCCCAAGACGACAGTTCCGTAAAAGGCCCAATTTCCGCGTTGCGCTGCATCTCGAAGTCGCTGCGGCGTAAAGGTGTACGCCTCACGCCGCTGAGATTTGCGCGCCTTGAAATTGGCGCTTTCTAAGAAACTGTCTGGTTTTGACTCTTTACTGCCCCAACAAAGACGGGTTAAAAGACTCGCCCACCGGGCACGCTCTTCAGGCTGAGGGATCCCCCCGCGCCGGGTGGACGGTCCCGGAAACCCAACCGCCCCTAATGCTTACTTCTTCAGGGCAAATCGATTATATGTCAAGCGCTGTCTTGGGCGGGGAGCCGTCGCCGCAGGCTTTGACCCCTTCCCAGGAGCGGGGATGCCAAGGTACGCGCAGCCGGTGCTCAGGCGCCCTTGCGATAGACGCTGGGCTGCAGGTAGTGGAGATTGTGACGCAGGTTGCTGAGGCTTTCGGCCCCGCCGATGATGAAATGGCCCTGGGGTTTCAGACTTCGCGAGAGCCTGTCGACCACAGCTTCCTTCACCGGGCCGTCGAAATAGATCATGACGTTGCGGCAGAAAATCAGATCGAACTCACCCGGCGGGGACGCATCGGTCAGCAGATTGAAGCGTCGGAAGGTCACCATTTGCCGGACATCGTCCTTCAGGCGGAGATACCCCTCCCAGCGCCCCCGCCCCTTCTGGAAATACTTCCTGAGGGTCGCGGCTGGTATCCGCCGGGTTTTTTCCAGGGGATAGACCCCGGCCTCACCGATTCTGAGCACCGCGGTGGAAATGTCGGTGGCCAAAATGGCGGGCCGCAGACCTTTTTCCAGACAGTGAATGGCAACCGAGTAAGGCTCCTCGCCGCTGGAGCAGGCCGCGCACCAGATACGGCGATGGCCGGCATCGAGCAGGGCGAAATGGTGGTCTTCGCGAAAGAAGTAGGTGTGATTGGTGGAAATCGCGTCGATGAAGCGGATGCGCTCGGCGTCGTCGCTTGCGACGACCCGCAGGTAATCCTCAACCCGGGCGATGCCGGTTTTTCTCAGCCGCTTGGAGAGCCGCGCCTGGAGCAGCTGTCGTTTGCCTTCGTGCAGATCGATCCCGCACTCGCGGTAGACCAGCTGGCGAAAGGACGCAAATTGTCGCGCGGTCAGTTCCATGGCGGGTTTGGCGCCTCGCTTCAGGCGATCATGTTGAGGGCCGTCTGCGCCACGTCGGCGATATCTACAACGCGCTCCACTGCACCGGCCTTGATGGCCTCACGCGGCATCCCGAAGACCACGCAGCTCTTCTCGTCCTGGGCGATGGTGCGCGCACCGGCCTGCTTCATCCGCAACAGCCCATCAGCCCCGTCGGCACCCATGCCGGTCAGAATGATCCCCAGGGCGTTGGCGCCAGCGTAATCGCCCACCGATTTGAAAAGCACATCCACCGACGGCCGCTGGTGATGGACCAGGGGCCCCTGCTTGACCTGCACGTAGTAGCGCGCCCCGCTGCGCTTCAGGAGCATGTGATAGTTGCCGGGGGCGATCAGCACCTGGCCGTTGACCACCGAATCCCCATCCTGGG
The genomic region above belongs to Desulfobacteraceae bacterium and contains:
- a CDS encoding thiamine pyrophosphate-dependent enzyme — its product is MTSLLNTSRPPAFCPGCAHDTVLRGLDRAFQHMGLAGHQIAIVSDIGCSGLFDTFFNTHALHGLHGRALTYAAGIKLARPELQVVVTMGDGGLGIGGAHLLAACRRNLDLTLLVLNNFNFGMTGGQASATTPADARVGSGFLNRLERPLDVGRVLAAAGAAFVTRASAYQKDLPLLLEEALRFKGFSAVELWGVCPGRYLRGNKLTPKLIRDSLAQYPPLRGPVAENQRPEYGAHYRALAADLPAAPAPVEIPVRFTPPRAGRHEVLLLGAAGQRIRTAGTVLCLAGMTAGLNVTQKDDHGITVMSGPSVSEVILSPQEIDFTGIDAPSLVVALAAEGVARRQAVFGRLDSNALLVAAADLEIPATRARVLPLDFTALGIANADRALAALAVLAGRNQVLSRDMLAAALALRFDPQTAA
- a CDS encoding pyruvate flavodoxin/ferredoxin oxidoreductase, which codes for MTVGQGLYDGNEVTAQAALAAGCRFFAGYPITPATGIFSRMLALLPPAGGTVLQAEDEIAAAGYCLGAAMAGLKAMTATSGPGISLISENISFAIGAEIPLVIVNVQRLGPSTGSPTRGADGDIQFMRWGNSGGLPLVVLAPADVRDCFTLTVAAFNLAETYRCPVFLAANKEIAETRENVDLGRLPRPELAERPRPAADRPFLPFDTAPGRDVPGFLPIGGPTLVRQTSSTHGVNGYITVDPDEIARMNGRLARKLQAAVDRFSFAEATVAPAAETLIVTYGVTARAAKAALAQLRAEGRPASLLILKTLWPVPSALIRRHARSVGRVVVVEMNQGQYVREIRRVLPGKRVAFCGQMNGQLITPGQIQAAVHD
- a CDS encoding protein-glutamate O-methyltransferase CheR, whose product is MELTARQFASFRQLVYRECGIDLHEGKRQLLQARLSKRLRKTGIARVEDYLRVVASDDAERIRFIDAISTNHTYFFREDHHFALLDAGHRRIWCAACSSGEEPYSVAIHCLEKGLRPAILATDISTAVLRIGEAGVYPLEKTRRIPAATLRKYFQKGRGRWEGYLRLKDDVRQMVTFRRFNLLTDASPPGEFDLIFCRNVMIYFDGPVKEAVVDRLSRSLKPQGHFIIGGAESLSNLRHNLHYLQPSVYRKGA